Sequence from the Silvibacterium dinghuense genome:
CTCGCGATGGTTCGTCTGCACCACCTGTCCGATGCGGATCGGCACGCCGTTGTATTCGAACTCCGCCCAGCCCGCGAGCGGATACGGCGCGAACGGCTGATTCAGCAGCTTCGGATCGGAAATGTCGTAATAAGGCTGCGCCGGGGAAGGCCGCGAGAAATAAGGCTCCGTGGGCAGCGCATCGTGCGGCACGGTCACCCGATAAAGGATGTCGCCCTCGTGGCTGGCCGCGGTATCCATGCCCGGAGCACCGGCGCGTTCGAACTTCCAGGGGGGTTCGCCACTCGAGGCCAGCCAGGTCTTCGTGAGCTTCAGATTGCCGCCGGTCGTCCACAGCCCGGCGCTGGTCACGTGCAGCCGCACAGTGAACTGCTCGCTGGGCACAACCTCGGTCCGCGTCTCCTCGGCATTGAGCGAGAGTGAGACATTCTTCGAGCCATCTTCCGGGATCACCAGCGCATTTACCTGCAATCCAAGCGCCTCTGCCAGCGCGGTATTGAACTGCGCGAGCTTGATCTCCAGCTCATGCGCGACATTCGCCTTGTCGTCCGCGCTCAGACTGCTCGCCTGCACCTGGTCGAGAAGCGACTGCGTTCGCTGCGCGCCCAGCGCAAGCTCGGGCGCGATCTTCGCCGGATTCGACGGCAGGTAGTTGAAGGTGGCCGTCATCACATGCTGATCGATCTCTTTGAGGGCAGCGGTGAGAAATGCTGTATCCCCATGCGCCAGCGAAGCGATACCGGCAAGCGACGTATCGATGCCGTCGAAGAAGTTGGTCTCGCGTCCTCCGTCCGCCGCAGGCTCCTGCACATGCGATCCATAGCGGTGATAGGCCACGCTGAAATCGCCGGGCAGCGGAGGATTGCCTCCGCCATACTGCGATTTCTGCTGAGCCCAGCCCTCGCGCGCCATCTGCACATACGAGCGCCCGAGGATCGGGTCGTAGTTTCCTTCCGGAATCTCGACGTCGGCAGTGGGAGCCGTGTCCGACCATTTCTGCTGCACGTAATCGTAGAAGCGCACCGGCGCCCACTTGTTGGTCGCATAGTCGAACATGCCCTTGCTGGTGACCGAGAAGAACGGCAGCCGCGCATACACCTTCAACGGCGACCACGGCCTCAGGCCCGCGGCAATCTGATCGGGAAACACGTTCGGATCACCGGCCATGCGGAAGACCTCCTGTGCCGCCTCGCCGGACATCTGGTGATGCCCATGGCCGTCGGTGATATTCCCGGTAAACACCGAGGTGACAACCAGCGGACGATTCATGCGCACCGCACGCACCACGTCGTAGAGCACGCGGTCGCGCCCCCACTGCTGATGCGCCTCTTCAAGGGTCTTCGAGAAACCGTAGTCGGCCACGCGCGAGAAAAGCTGCTCGGTGCCCGAATACTGGTCTGCGAGCAGCAGCTCGTTGGTGCGGATGAGGCCCAGCGCGTCGTCGGCCTCGCCGGACATCGCATTCTGACCGCCCTCGCCGCGCGTCAGCGTGAGAATCGCCGTGCGCGCGCCCAGGCCGCGCGACTCGAGCGTGAGCATGCCGCCATCTTCGTCATCCGGATGGGCCACGATCATCATCAGGCTCGCCCAGGTATGCAGCTTCTTGAGCGTCTGGGCCAGACCGTCGGCGCCGCGATCCTCAGGCAGAGTCTGCGCATCGGGCGAAGCAGCGATCGCTGTCTGCCAGGGAGTGACCTGCGCGGCAAGCGGAGAAACGAACGGGAACACCGTCACGAAGCCGGCCATCGCGAGAGCGGAGGCAGCGCGGATGCGAGTGGAAGCAGCTTTGGACATGCAGAGCCAGTGTACAAAATAGGGCTCAGGACTCAGGGCTCGGATAAGAGCGGAATGCCCGGGTGCCCCACCCATGACAGTTTTCGTCATGGGTGGGGCACCGAAAACTTCAACGGCACCCCGCGCATGTCACATAGGAGAGAAACAAATCGGCATCGCGACCAACAGAAGCGGAGGCGCGAAGCGCAAAAGGCCTGGACGGCCAGTCATAGGCGGCATCCACATATAGCGATAGTAAAAGGCTGTCATTTCGACCGGAGCAGGACAGTTTCATCGTCCTGCGGAGTGGAGAAACCTGCAGTTTTCTCCGGTACTGGCAAAATCGCAGGTCCCTCCACTGCGCTTCGCTCCGGTCGGGATGACAACAATATGGGCAAGTTCTTTAGTTTCATACCAGCTATATGGGGATGCCGTCTAGCGAGCCAGCAGCGCGAACTCCGCCGCGTCGTGGCGCTCACCGGAAGCCATCAGCGCCTCGATGCGCTCCACCGGTTGGATGCCGCCGCGAGCGCCGGCGCCGGCGCAGTTGAGCGCAGCGGCCGCGCAGGCAAAGTCCAGCTGCCGCTCCAGCGGCCAGCCCTGCAGCAGCGCAAAGATAAAGCCGGCGTGGAAGATATCCCCCGCGCCCGTAGTGTCGACCACCGGCACGCTGTAAGCCGCGGAATGGTAGAAGCGCGAGCCGTCCCAGGCCAGCACGCCATGCTCGCCGAGCGTGGCCGCGGCCAGCTTGCAGCCGCTCTCGCGCTGCAGGCGGCGAAGAGCAAACTCCAGATCCGCTTCACCTGTGAAGCGATTGGGAAAGTCGCGGCTGACGATCAGGTAGTCGATGAGCGGCACCAGTTGCTCGATGCCGGCATAGAGCTCATCAAGATCGGCAATCACCGGCACACCGGCTTCGCGAGCCCAGCGGGCCGCCTGAATAGCAGCTTCCGTATCCCATCCATCCAGGTGCAGAGCGCGGGCATTCACCACCCACTCGCGGCTCAGCTCTTCGGCGCGCATAATCAACGCATCGTCGCGGCGGTTGAGCACCGTGCGCTCGCCGGTACCATCCACAAAGATCAGCGACTGCGCGCTGGCGCCGCCGGGAACAGTAAGAATCCGCGCCTCGACGCCCATGCGGTCGAACTCGCTGCGATGCAGGCGCGCCGCATCATCCTCGCCGAGCTTGCCGACGTAGCGGGTACGCAGTCCCCACTGCGCGCAGGCAATGACCGTGCTGGCTACCTGGCCGCCGGGCAGAATGCTCGAGCTGCGGTACTCGCCCTTGGCGCCGCGCGCGGGGTAATGCTGGAGGTGAATCAACGTGTCAGTGGCATTCAGCCCGACACCGGCCAGGTCAACGACCGGCGACTTCTCTGCTTGGGACATATCAAAACTCTAAACCCTCTTTCGATGCGCACGCCGGCCGCCCCGGCTCAGAAAAGATTTTCCCCGCCTGTAGATATAGGCTAAAAGCATGAAGCTCCTTCTCCGCTCCGCCGTCCTCGCTTCCCTGCTGGCAGCCCCTCTCCTGCACGCGCAGAATGCGCCCAGGGCTACGCTGCTCGCACTCTCGAAGCAGGATCGCACGCTTGCCGTCATCGACCCTTCGACGCTGAAGGTCATCGCGAAGATGCCGGTGGGCTCGGACCCGCATGAGGTGATCGCCTCCAACGACGGCCGCACCGCCTACGTCTCGAACTACGGCTTCGGAGCCTTCCATACCCTCGCGGTGGTGGACCTGGTGAACCACAAAGCCCTCAGCCCGGTCGACCTCGGGCCGCTGGCCGGACCGCACGGCCTGGCCTGGGCCGGCGGCCGCGTCTGGTTCACCGCGGAAAAGGCGAAGTCGATCGGCCGCTATGACCCCTCGAGCAAGCGCATCGACTGGATTCTGGGCACCGGACAGAACCGCACGCACATGGTCTGGGTCTCCCAGGACATGCAGCGCATCGTCACCACCAACGTCAACTCCGGCACCGTGACCATTGCCGAGCCCGTAGCGCTGCCCAAACCGCCCGCCGCACTCCCCGGAGAGCCGATGCCGAAGAGCGATTGGGATGAGACGGTCGTAAAAGTAGGTAACGGCTCGGAGGGCTTCGACGTCTCGCCGGACACGAAGGAAATCTGGGTTGCCAACGCAAAGGACGGCACCATCTCCGTTCTCTCCTTTGCGGAAAAGAAGGTCGTGGCGACGCTGCAGGCCAACGTCCCCGGCGCCAATCGTCTCAAGTTCACGCCTGACGGCAAGTACGTCCTCGTTTCCAGTCTGCAGAAGGGCGAGCTGACGGTGCTCGACGCCGCCACGCGCAAAGTCGTGAAGCGCATTCCCATGGGCCACGGCGCGGCAGGCATCGTCGTACAGCCGGACGGCGCCCGCGCATATATCGCCTGCACGCCGGACAACGACATCGCCGTGCTCGACCTGCATACCTGGCAGATTGTGGGCCACATCAACGCCGGCGCGGGCCCGGACGGCATGACCTGGACCGTTCGCCAGTAGCATCCGCACAGGAAACAGAAAAGGCTGCGCCGGCATTCCGCCTGCGCAGCCTTTCGTTTGTCCGCCTTCCCCTCACGCCCGGCTCGCACAAACGAGGAGCCACCATGCGGCAGTCGGCACAAACCCCTTTCACCACAGCACTTTCCGAGAGACATTGAACTCTCCATAAAGGCTAAATACTACTTTTTGATTATTACTCTCTAAAAGAGAGTAATAATCAAAAAGATCTATATCCATTCAAAGGGTAGTCATATGACCGCACTGACCTTACCTGACGAAAAAGAGCCCGGGAAGCCCGCAGCCACCCCGCCAGAACCTGGCGATCCCGCCACCGATCCCCAAATCGATCCCCAAATCGATCCAAAGATCGAAAAGCTGACCCGCGAGATCATCGAGCGGGTCGCCGACAAATGGACCATGCTGGTGATCGAGGCGCTCGCCACCCACGGCATTCTCCGCTTCATGCAGATCGGCGAGCGGGTAGACGGCATCAGCCTCAAGATGCTGACCAGGACCCTGCGCCAGCTGGAGCACGACGGCCTGGTGGTCCGCACCGTGCACCCGGTCATCCCGCCCCACGTCGACTACGAGCTCACGCATCTCGGCCTCAGCCTCAGTGAAGCCTTCTGCGGCGTATGGATATGGGCAGAGACGCATCACGAGGAGATCGAACGCGCCCGCAAGGCCTTCCCCATGCGGTAGTCTGAAGCTTCGATTCCCCTCTACCGACGCGACTTTGGCCGACCCCGAACAGATCGTATCCGGACAGCCCGCACTCGAGCGCCGCATCGGCCTGGGCAGCGCCATTTCGCTGAACATGATGAACATGATCGGCGTGGGCCCCTTCATCACGCTGCCGCTGGTCGTGGCAGCGATGGGCGGCTCGCAGGCGGTGCTGGGCTGGCTGCTCGGAGCGCTGATCGCTATCTGCGACGGCCTGGTGTGGGCCGAACTCGGCGCGGCCATGCCGGAGGCCGGCGGCTCCTACGCCTTCCTGCGCGAGATCTATGGCCGCAACGGAGCCGGGCGCATGATCTCGTTCCTCTACATCTGGCAGCTCGGCTTCAGCGCGCCGCTCTCCATCGCTTCGGGATGTATCGGCCTCGCACAGTACGCGGCCTGGCTGTGGCCGGCGCTGCATACGCCGATCCTTCATTTGCCCGGTGGCGCCTCCATCCCGGCAGTGAGTTTTCTGGCCGCGGCCACCTGCCTGCTAGCCGTGGCCATGCTCTATCGCAATGTCAGCACCATTGCCCGCACCGCCTGGGTGCTCACCGGTGGAGTGCTCTTCACCATCGGCGCGGTCATTGTCGCCGGGTTTACGCACTTCCATGCCGCGCTGCTGCGCCCTGCGCCACACGCCTTCGATCTGCACGCAGGCTTCTTCGCCGGGCTGGGTTCGGCAACGCTGCTCGCCACCTATGACTATTGGGGCTACTACTCGGTCTGCTTCCTCGGCAGCGAGGTCAAGGAGCCGGGGCGCACCATTCCACGCGCGGTTCTGTGGTCCATCGTGATCGTCGCCGCGCTCTATCTCGCGATGAACGTGAGCGTGCTCGGGGTCATCCCGGTACAGGAGCTCACGCACTCCGGCACCGCCAAACTCGCTATCGTGTCTACGTTAATGCAGCAGACATTCGGTGCCGGCACAGCCCGTGTGCTCACACTCCTGGTCATGTGGACAGCGTTCGCCTCCGTCTACTCGCTGCTGCTCGCCTACTCGCGCGCCCCCTATGCCGCCGCGCTCGACGGCAACTACTTCCGCGCCTTCGCGCATGTGGACAAGCGGCACAAGTTTCCGTCTGTTTCCCTGCTGGCACTGGGCGGCATGGCAGCCATCTTCTGCTTCTTCCATCTGGCAACGGTGATCGCCGCGCTGGTCGCCATCCGCATCCTGCTGCAATACCTGCTGCAGCAGATCGGCGTGATCGTGCTGCGCATACGACGGCCGGAGATGCCGCGCCCTTTCCGCGTGTGGCTCTATCCGCTGCCGCCGCTGGCTGCGCTGGCCGGCTTCCTGTTCATCGTCTTCTCGCGCAAGGAAGCCTCACGCGAGCTGCTGGATGCCGTTGCCGTTGCCATCAGCGGGTCCGCGCTCTACCTCGTACGCGCCTGGCGCAGACGCGAATGGCCTTTCCGCCCTGCTCACTCCGAGGCCGACGGCGGGTGATCGCGATACTCGCTCCAGTGCGCGAGAATGGCATCGACCACTGGCCTCCCGACCGCATACGCTGCTTCGAGTGACGGCAGATAAGCGCCGAAGCGGCTCACCTTCTGCTCGGTCAGGCTCTCGGCGGCGGACATGCCCACGGGAGGCTGATCGTAGTTCGATACGGTTCTCAGGACGAGCACGCGCCGCTCGTCGACCTTGCCGGCATGAGCAAGAAAGGTGAGCGACTGCAGCGTGCCGGAATCTTCCATGCCACTGACCATGAAGTTGCCCTTGCCGCCGGTGTAATAGCGCGTCCAGGCATTGGCCCATGTGTCGAGCTTTGCGCCATGCCAGTACGTAGAAGAAGAGACCTCGTCACCCGTGGTGACAAAGGGTGGACGCTGCGCGGCAGGCTGGGCGAAGTGCGAGCGCTTCTCGCGCATGCGATCGTCGTCGGCAAGCGGCGTGGACTTGGTTAACTGGAACGCCCAGCGTGTGAGTCCGGGATTCAGTTCGTAGAGCTCGCCATAGCCCGCGTCAGCCGGCTCCTCGTAGGGTTTGGTACGGCGCAGAGGCACAATGCCGGTCGGCCAGTCGGCGGGAATCTCGCGCGCATCGAGCTCGTGCGCGATCTCCCCATCGATGACCTGCTGCACCCACACCGCGGAACCAAGCGAAACGTCGGCCGGATCGCCGCCGGCAATGCCCGCAACCAGCCAGTAGGCATGCGAGAGATCGAAGCGGGGATCGAGGCCCAGCGCCATGATGGTGGCCGCTGCCTTGGCCGTGGCCACGCCGGTCAGCACGGCGAGCATGCCATCGTTATTCATCCGCAGGTGGTGATAACCGGCATCGAGCGGCAGCACGCGGTCGAGATGCATGCGCTCGACCCAGTACTGGTATTCGCCCGGTACATCGCCGGTGTCTTCACCCTGTTCATACATGGCGACGATGACAACCTTGATCGGGATCGGATTCGGAATGGACGCGACAGCCTGCGCATGCAGGCGAAAAGCAAAGAGACAAAGCAGCAGGCCGGGCAGGATGCGGCGCAGGATCATGAGCCATCCATGGAGTGAGGTGAACGACTCCAGCCTACGTGCCCGGCCCTTTCAGAACAAAGGAATTCTCGTGCTTCCCACTCAAGCTGGTGCTGCTCAGGTGGGGGACATACGAACCGCAGGTCTCTCCACTGCGCGAGACGATAAGACTGTCTCGCTTCGGTCGGGATGACAGGCGTTTAGAAATATGCTCCGGTCGGGATGACAATGAGGCAGAGAAAAGTAAGGCGTCAGTTTGACTGCCTGTCGTTATCGGAATCGCGCGGCAGCTCGAGCGCCACCAGTCCGAAATGCGTGTCACCGGGCCTGGTCTTGGAATCGATGGCGACGATGTGGAAGCGGTGCGGTGTACCGGCACGCAGCTCGTGATCGTTCGCTGAATCGACGCTGTCGTTCACCTGCAGATGACCGCCCTTCTCCGACGAGCAGGTGAGGCCGGTGCTGGTGATCTTCAGCGCGCCCACCGGCTGGCCATGCACGCATTCGAGCACGTCGCCATAGCGGGAAAGCGGCTTGCGGTAGTAGGCAAACACCTTGTCCGGTGTGTCCGCAGTCGTGTAGCCCGCGGCGATCACACTGAAGCGGAAAGTCCCGAAGCTCAGTCCCAGGTCCACGGCTGCGCTGTCGCTCGAGCTGGATTTATCGAGCTTTGCCCCGGGATAACACGGCAGCCCGATCTTCGCCGCAGGAGCCTCGCCCTTGGCATGCATCTCCATCTGGAAGTCGGAGTTCTGCGCACAAGCGCCGACCGAGACAAGGCCGAGAACGGCAGCAGCCATACCACTGGAAAGAGAGAAAACGCGCATGATCATTCCACCCCGCAAGGCGAGTCGCCACTGCACGGGAACATACGCGGCCTGAGCCGGGGAAGTTCCATCGATATCGCGGAAAATCCGTCAGGACATCGGCTTATCGAAAGCGGAAACCGCGCGCGGCAGGGTCAGGAAGAACGAGCTTCCCAGGCCGACCGTGCTCTCCGCCCATATCCGGCCACCATGAAGATTGACGAGCCCCCGGCAGAGCGCCAGCCCCAGGCCGGTGCCACCGCTGGCGCGGGAGTCGGAGGCATCTCCCTGGCGGAAGCGGTCGAAGATCGAGTCGAGCATCTCGGGAGGGATGCCCCGTCCATGGTCGCGGACTTCGATCAGCGCTTCTTTCTCGTTCACAGCCTGAGCGCGAACGGCAATCTCGGTGTTGGGCGGAGAAAACTTGATGGCATTGGCCAGCAGCCGCGAGAGCGCCTGCTGAATACGGCCGCCATCCACCCACAGACGCACCGGTTCCGCATCCACGCGGAAGCGCAGTCCGGCCCGGCTTGCAGATGCCGCCTGCCGCTGCACGGCCTCACGCAGCAACTCCTCCGCAGAGATCTCCGCGCAATCGAGATGCAGGCGTCCGGCGCCGATCCGTTCAAAGTCGAGAATGTCATTGACCAGAAAGACCAGACGATTGCAGTTGCTGATCGCCAGGTCCAGCATCTGCTCGGCCCGGTCCGGACGCTCGGCCAGCGCACCGCTGCTCAACAGCCCCAGGGCAGCGCGCAGCGAGGTCAGCGGCGTTCGCAGCTCATGGCTCACCGTGGAGATGAACTCATCCTTCATGCGGTCGAGCTGGCGGCGCTCGGTCACATCCTGAAAGGCCACCACCGCTCCGGTGGTGCGGCCATCGTGGGTGAGCGGACACGCCACATATTCGACCGGAATCGACATGCCATCCTTTTTCCAGAAGACGTCGCCGCGCACCCGCACCGGACCTGCGCGATGCAGCGTGGCAAGCACAGGACACTGCGATTCCGGGTAAGGCATCCCGTCGGCGCGGCTGTGATGAATGAGCCGATGAATCGGCTGGCCCTGCATCTCTTCGGGCGTGAAGCCCAGCAGCTGTGCGCCTGCGCGGTTCACAAAGACAATACGGCCCTCCATGTCGAGACCATAGATGCCATCGCCCACCGACTCCAGAATCGACTCCCGCTGGCGCATCAATGCGCGCAGCTTCTCCTCCGCTTCGATCTTTTCCGTCAGGTCGATGCCGTGCCCGATCACAAACGGCTCGGCTCCGGGAATCTGGACCAGCTTATTGCGGAAAGCGATGACACAGAGAGAACCGTCCTTACGGTTCACGTAGAGAAGTCCTTCTTCCTCGCCTCGCGCCGCCATGGCATCCCAGTAGCTCTGCCATCCGTGCTGATGCTCGACATCCATGAAGTCAAGCATGTAACGGCCCACCAGTTCCTCCGGCGTATAGCCGAGATTTGCCGCTGCGAATGGATTGATCGACAGCAGGTAGCCGTTCAGGTCATGCGTGCAGATCATGCCGAGCGAACCTTCCACGAGCAGACGCGCCTGGGCTTCTTCGGCGCGCAGACGCATCTCGGTCTCATGGCGCGCGGTGATATCCGTCCCCGTCAACACGACAGCCAGCGCATCGAGTGGAGAGCCGTTCCTCGACCACGCCATGCGGCGTCTGCCGCCGTCGAGGCCGCACATCTCCAGCTCTATCGTGGCTTCGCTCTGCTGCGTGGATGCGGAGAAGAAGCTTCTCGCCATCGGCCGGCTTTCTTCTGCGAAAACGGAAAGCGGCAGAGGCTGTCCCAGTACGGCAGCAGCGGGTATCCCCGTCAGCTCTGCCATGGCGCGATTCCAGCGCGAGACACAGCCCTTGCGGTCGAGCGCCAGAAACAGAACATGCGTTCGATCGAGCAGCAACGCTTCCTCGCCCGTCAGCTCCGGACGGGGAGCTCCGCTTTGCATCAGGACTTCGCGCGGACGCATTCCTGGCGTAGACTCCGACATCGATTTCAGCTCCGGGGGATGAGTGCATCCTACTTCCTGAAAGACACCCTGCACAATCCATCACCGGATGGAGACAGTTCCTCGAAAGAGACGATATCAGTCCGGAAGCAACCTTGTGCTCTATCGAATGGGGTCTTGACGATGCCGTACTTCGGATGGACAATGCATGCCGCCGCAGCGACGGATTTCTGCATTCTTCCTACTCGCCGCTCTGAACCGACTCCCGTACAGTAAGTCTGTGTCCACCCATCCGCACTCTCAACGAGATTCCCTGAGACATTCCCAGACACGCACCCGCTCCCTGCTCCTCGCAGCAGCAGGCATGGCTCTCTTTCTTGCGGGATTCGCCCTGACCCGCTGGCCTCATGCCGCCGAGGCCATCCGCCTGGTCGGCGTGGGGCTGGTGCTCGCCTGGGCGCTGACGAAGCGGACGCTCACCGCATGGATCTTCTTCAGCATGGTGGCCGGAGTCGAACTCGGACTGGACGCACCGCAGATCGCACTCTCGACCCATGTGCTGAGCGATGTCTTCCTCCGGCTGATCAAGGTCATTGTGGCGCCGCTCATCTTCGGCACGCTGGTGACCGGCATCTGCGGCCACGGCGAGATCAAATCCGTTGGACGCCTGGGACTGAAATCGCTCGTTTACTTCGAGCTGCTGACCACCGTTGCGCTGGTGATCGGACTGGTGGCCATCCATGTATCCCACGCGGGTACGGGATTGCAGGGCTCGGTGCCGCCGGTGCATGCCGAGGCCACGGCGACGATCACCCCTGCGAATGCCGTGCCGGAGCCGCCGACGCTCTCCTGGCAGCACTTCCTGCTGAATCTTTTTCCGGAAAATATTGCCAAGGCCGTCGCCGATAACCAGATCCTGCAGGTGGCGGTCTTCGCGCTGCTCTTCGGCCTGGCACTGGCACACGTCCGCGAAGAAAAGCGCGCGCCGATGCTGCGGCTGACCGAATCGCTGACCGAAACCATGTTCGCCTTCACCAACCTGGTGATGTATGCGGCGCCTCTGGGCGTAGGAGCGGCGCTGGCCTTCACCATCGCGCAGTCCGGACTGGGCGTGATGGTGAATCTCGGCAAGCTGCTGCTCACGCTCTACGCAGCGCTCATCGCGTTTGCCTTGCTCGGCATGCTGCCTGCGGCGCTGATCGCGCGCATCCCGGTGCGGCGATTCCTGCGCTATGTCGCCGAGCCGGCCACCATCGCCTTCGCCACCAGCACCTCAGAGGCGGCGCTGCCGCGCGCCATCGAAGCGATGGAAGCCTTTGGCGTGCCGCGGCGCATCGTGGGCTTCGTGATCCCCACGGGCTACAGCTTCAACCTTGCAGGCTCCGCGCTATACCTGGCCCTGGCGTCGATCTTCGTGGCACAGGCTTCGAATATTCATCTCAAGCTCAGCGAGCAGCTCATCATGCTCGGCACACTCATGCTGACCAGTAAAGGCGTGGCCGGAGTTCCACGCGCCACGCTGGTCGTGCTGCTGGCCAGCGCATCCATCTTTCATCTGCCACCGGGGCCGATCTTTGTGCTGCTGGGCATCGACGCGCTGATGGACATGGGACGCACGGTGGTGAACGTGGTCGGCAATTGCCTTGCCTCGGCAGTGGTTGCACGCTGGGAAGGCGAGCTGGGCTCCGAAACGCCTTCGCTCGAAGCTGCTGTTGCGGTTGCCGATGCCGAATAATCATCCCGGCCGCGCCTGGCTGGCCCTGGCGGTGGGCGTGGTCGCGATCTCCTGGTCGGCGGTCTTTGTGCGCTTCACGCACATGCCCGGCATTTCGTCTGCGTTTTACCGCGTCTTCTTCGCCGCGCTGTTTCTGTGGCCTGTTCTGCTGCGGCATCCGGAGCAACTGCGACGCGTGGACGGCCCGGTGCTACGCATGGCCGCGCTGGGTGGACTCTTCTTTGCCGGCGATGTGGGACTCTACAACACCGCTGCGCTGCATACCACGGCCGGCGGCGTCACGCTGCTGGGCAACAACGCTCCCATCTTCGTCGGGCTGTTGAGCTGGGCCATCACGCGGCGGCCGCCGCCGCTGCTCTTCTGGGCGACGCTCGCTCTCTCCTCGACCGGCGTCGTGCTCATCATGCGCTCCGATACCACGGCTCTCGGCATTCATGCCTCGGCCGACATCATGGCCGTGAGCACCGCCTTCTGCTTCGCGCTCTACCTGCTGGTGACCGAGCGGCTGCGCGACCGCTGCGATGCGGCGACACTGCTGGCACTCTCTTCCACTACCAGCGCAGCGGTGCTGCTGCCGGTCGCGTGGATCACGCACACTTCGCTGCGGATTCCGAACATCAGTTCCTGGGCTGCGGTGCTGGGGCTCGCGCTGGTGTGCCAGGTGATCGGATATTTTGCACTTACCTATGCGCTCGGCCACATGCCTGCGACCATCAGCTCGGTGATCCTGCTGGGTGTCTCGCCGCTGTCTGCATTCTTTGCTTATCTCACTCTGGGCGAACGTCTGACCGGCATGCAGCTGGCCGGAGGAGCACTGGTCCTGCTCGCCATCTGGCTGGCGAGCAGGATCAGGAAGACGGTCTGAGCCCGGCTTCACGCGTTCCAAAGCCGCTGTTCGACGTGGACCGATGACTTCTTACCTTACCGGGAGGTGGTGCCACCATCCACCGGCAGATCGATACCGGTGATGAAACTGCTTTCCTCGGAGGCAAGAAATACGGCTGCCGATGCAATCTCCTCCGGCGTGCCGAGCCGTCCCATCGGGATCATCTTCTTGAAGTAATCGGTTGTGCCCTCGTCCGAGGTGCTGGCTCCTATATGCACCATTGGCGTCTCCGTCGGTCCGGGGCTGATGACGTTCGCCCGGATGCCGCGGCCAGCCAACTCCGCAGTCCAGGTGCGGACAAAGGACACCAGCGCTGCTTTCGTCGCCGAATATGCGCCGAAGTCCGGCACGCCCAGCTGCCATGCAGCCGATCCGGAAAGAATGATCGATGCCTTCCCGGCCAGCAGCGGGAGCGCCTTCTGCACCGTAAAGTACACTCCGCGCGCATTCAGGTTGAATTGCTTGTCAT
This genomic interval carries:
- a CDS encoding PIG-L family deacetylase encodes the protein MSKAASTRIRAASALAMAGFVTVFPFVSPLAAQVTPWQTAIAASPDAQTLPEDRGADGLAQTLKKLHTWASLMMIVAHPDDEDGGMLTLESRGLGARTAILTLTRGEGGQNAMSGEADDALGLIRTNELLLADQYSGTEQLFSRVADYGFSKTLEEAHQQWGRDRVLYDVVRAVRMNRPLVVTSVFTGNITDGHGHHQMSGEAAQEVFRMAGDPNVFPDQIAAGLRPWSPLKVYARLPFFSVTSKGMFDYATNKWAPVRFYDYVQQKWSDTAPTADVEIPEGNYDPILGRSYVQMAREGWAQQKSQYGGGNPPLPGDFSVAYHRYGSHVQEPAADGGRETNFFDGIDTSLAGIASLAHGDTAFLTAALKEIDQHVMTATFNYLPSNPAKIAPELALGAQRTQSLLDQVQASSLSADDKANVAHELEIKLAQFNTALAEALGLQVNALVIPEDGSKNVSLSLNAEETRTEVVPSEQFTVRLHVTSAGLWTTGGNLKLTKTWLASSGEPPWKFERAGAPGMDTAASHEGDILYRVTVPHDALPTEPYFSRPSPAQPYYDISDPKLLNQPFAPYPLAGWAEFEYNGVPIRIGQVVQTNHREHGYGNLFEPLVVMPRLAVNLTAHAGVVPLGAQSFPLTVSVKNYQPDTADGTLHLELPQGWTAEPASSSFHLAPNASVTDTVTIHPAGLAAQAYDLRAVAQSGNGEYSTGVERVGYPGLRPYFFDRPATYRARGVDVKVAPGLRLGYIMGTGDEVPEALTQLGVAPHLLTASDLASADLSRYNAILVGIRAYSNRSDLMANNARLLEYVHSGGVVIVQYQSPGMSRDYGPYPYSLPGSAEKVVDESDPVKLLVPAHPLFQWPNRITEADFSGWVEERGHTFAASWDAHYTPLTEVADPGQDPQRGGLLIAPYGKGLYIYAAYALYRQFPEAVPGAYRILANLISLSANPARGMQP
- a CDS encoding carbohydrate kinase family protein, with amino-acid sequence MSQAEKSPVVDLAGVGLNATDTLIHLQHYPARGAKGEYRSSSILPGGQVASTVIACAQWGLRTRYVGKLGEDDAARLHRSEFDRMGVEARILTVPGGASAQSLIFVDGTGERTVLNRRDDALIMRAEELSREWVVNARALHLDGWDTEAAIQAARWAREAGVPVIADLDELYAGIEQLVPLIDYLIVSRDFPNRFTGEADLEFALRRLQRESGCKLAAATLGEHGVLAWDGSRFYHSAAYSVPVVDTTGAGDIFHAGFIFALLQGWPLERQLDFACAAAALNCAGAGARGGIQPVERIEALMASGERHDAAEFALLAR
- a CDS encoding YncE family protein — translated: MKLLLRSAVLASLLAAPLLHAQNAPRATLLALSKQDRTLAVIDPSTLKVIAKMPVGSDPHEVIASNDGRTAYVSNYGFGAFHTLAVVDLVNHKALSPVDLGPLAGPHGLAWAGGRVWFTAEKAKSIGRYDPSSKRIDWILGTGQNRTHMVWVSQDMQRIVTTNVNSGTVTIAEPVALPKPPAALPGEPMPKSDWDETVVKVGNGSEGFDVSPDTKEIWVANAKDGTISVLSFAEKKVVATLQANVPGANRLKFTPDGKYVLVSSLQKGELTVLDAATRKVVKRIPMGHGAAGIVVQPDGARAYIACTPDNDIAVLDLHTWQIVGHINAGAGPDGMTWTVRQ
- a CDS encoding winged helix-turn-helix transcriptional regulator — translated: MTALTLPDEKEPGKPAATPPEPGDPATDPQIDPQIDPKIEKLTREIIERVADKWTMLVIEALATHGILRFMQIGERVDGISLKMLTRTLRQLEHDGLVVRTVHPVIPPHVDYELTHLGLSLSEAFCGVWIWAETHHEEIERARKAFPMR
- a CDS encoding APC family permease, producing MADPEQIVSGQPALERRIGLGSAISLNMMNMIGVGPFITLPLVVAAMGGSQAVLGWLLGALIAICDGLVWAELGAAMPEAGGSYAFLREIYGRNGAGRMISFLYIWQLGFSAPLSIASGCIGLAQYAAWLWPALHTPILHLPGGASIPAVSFLAAATCLLAVAMLYRNVSTIARTAWVLTGGVLFTIGAVIVAGFTHFHAALLRPAPHAFDLHAGFFAGLGSATLLATYDYWGYYSVCFLGSEVKEPGRTIPRAVLWSIVIVAALYLAMNVSVLGVIPVQELTHSGTAKLAIVSTLMQQTFGAGTARVLTLLVMWTAFASVYSLLLAYSRAPYAAALDGNYFRAFAHVDKRHKFPSVSLLALGGMAAIFCFFHLATVIAALVAIRILLQYLLQQIGVIVLRIRRPEMPRPFRVWLYPLPPLAALAGFLFIVFSRKEASRELLDAVAVAISGSALYLVRAWRRREWPFRPAHSEADGG